The DNA window TGGCCGTCCACGAGGATATTGCCATTCTTGAGCGACACCAAACCCCGGACCATCGGAAACGTCTCATCCGGAACCGTCCCGACGACCATCAGCATATTCGCTGAGCCTCCTCAAAGGCCAGATGCAGTGCGTAGCCGCACAATGTATGGCCAAACTCCCGTGGACTTGGGCAGTCATCCAGGCTGCGGCCGACCATGATCCTGGCCAGATATGGCACGTCCGGACATCCTCCTCCGGACACGTTCACGATCTGGCGGCTGGCCCGGTCGACCGTTATCTTCATGTTGGCCGCCCGGACCATGACATAATTCCCGAGATTTTTGACATGGTAGATGTCAACCGGCTGCAGCAGACCCTGCCCCACGGCCGCAATTTCCAGCGGCTCCAAGCCGATTCCCTCGAGAATGCGCAGAACCCGGAGTTCCTCCACCAGGGGAAATTCGATCACCAGGTCGCAGCCCGTCCTGATTTGCGGAGGCGGACCTTTGACCTGAACATCCATGTCCGCCCCTTTCAAGGCCGATTCGGCCCTGATAACCAGGCTTGTATGCTCGAACACAAGAATGCCCCGGGCCCGGTCGGCATCGGTCCGCCGGTCGGACCCGGGACGCAGGGAACGAACCAGGGAGCCAAGCCCCCTGGACACCCTATTTTTCCAGGACAAGTCTGAATCCCTCGCCTTCCTCCCGGACATCCACTCTCCACCCCTTGGCCTGCACGGCCCGGGACACGTTTTCCCTGGAGGCCTCGGTGTCGACCAAGACTTCCATTCGGCCCTGCACGGCCAGTTTAACGGCATCCAGGGCCATGAGCACCGGTTGAGGACATGAAAGCCCCCTGGCATCGACGACTTCGGACATGACGACCTCCTATGAACTGCGGCGCATGGTCGCGCCGACAAAAAGACAAAACACCAGGCCGACGATGACGGCGGCCACACCGTGGGGGCCGATGCCGGCCGGAGAACTGGCCAGACCAAAATTGTGGGAGAATGCAGCGCCGACGATCATCCCCATGACGAACACGGCCGCGTCGCCGTCGCCCTCCCCCGAAAGAAAGAGCTGCCTGCCGGGGCATCCACCGGCCAGGGCAAAGGCCAGACCGGCCAGGACCATACCGGCGAAGTTCCATGTCGCCTGGGTATGGGCCACGGGCTGGTTCTCGAATCCGACATTGAACTGGCCGAAAATCATGTTTGTCACCCAGGCCACGACAACCAGGGCCAGAACGCCGGACAATAGGTGCATCTGCCGGAACAGGACGAAATCCCGAAAGGCCCCCATGGTGCAGAATCGGCTCCGCTGGGCCAGGAAACCAACTCCCAGGCCGATGATCAGAGAAATGAACAGCGGGGCATGGGCCGCGCCGGGGCCCTTGACGCTGTAGAACAAGATGCCGCTCTTGGGCTCGTTCGCGATCTGGGGATAGATGAGGAGCAAGGCCAGAAGACCCAGCATGAACAAGGGCATGACCAGACCGACCGTTTTGTGGGTCTCCCGACTCCTGCCGAGATCATAGCCCTTTTTCAAGAACAGGGTTCCGATCCAGATGCCGACCACGAGCCCGATTAGGCCCGGGATGGCGTTCAGATCGCCACCGGACAGACGAAGCAGTGCCCGCCATGGGCAGCCCAGAAAGACCAGGGCCCCGATCATGGCGAACACCCCAAGAAAGAAACGGACGATGGGCGAGGAACCGGACCGGGACCGATATTCGCCAAAGGCCAGGGCCGCGCCCAGGGCCCCAAGGACGAAGCCGATGATCTCTGGCCGCATGTACTGGACAACGTCCGCCCGATGCAGGCCCATGGCCCCCGAGATGTCCCGTTCGAAACAGGCCACGCAGATGCCCATGTTCCCGGGATTGCCAAGCTTCTGGAGGAGCGGAGCCAGCACGCCGATGGCCACTCCCACCGCAATGATGCCCCAACGCGAGGCGAACCAATTTCCTTTCACCGAGGACCCCCTTATTCGTTGAATGTGGACGGTTCGTCCTGGGCATTACGCCACATTCAGTCCCAGGTGAAATTGATTCTCTCTCTTCAGAACTACAAGAGCCATAGAAATTTCCAATCAAAGCGACCAAAAAAACGAGCGTGCCGGGGGGATCAAAGATCCTTTCCGGCACGCGTCACGGGATGGAGGAGAGATGAAGGAAAAAAGAGATCAGACCAACATGTCGGCGATGGTCCCCTTGCCGGTCATATAAGCCCCTAGAACGTCCTGGCTAAAGTCGTAGGTCTGTTCCATGCCTGATTTTGCGCTTCCCGAACCCCCTGGTGAATTCAAAACATCCAAGGTCTTGGAAACCACCTGTGCACCGAAAACCTGCTTGTCGGACGCCAAATCCGTTGCCGCCTGCGCTTGAATAGTCATATCCATGGTCACAACCCCCTTGCCGACAGTTTCATATCTCGTAAATTCTGAAGACGTCTCTGTCAACACGATCCTGTCGATTTGCGGTGGACATTGGCAAACGTCACAAAGGTCAACGATTCTGGCTCTGATCAAGAATCAGTTCGACCTCTTCCCTGCTCAAACCTGTCGCCCGAGCCAATTCCTGAAGAGAGCGCCCCCTTTTGTGGCCGGCCAGAATGGTCTGACGAAGAAAGGCCGGAGAGCGGGAAAAACCCTGAGCCATTTCCAAAAGCCCTTTCAGTTCCCTGGCCCTTTCGGTCAGGCGGATGTCCAGGCTCGAAAGCTCTTGCTGGCGATCCTCGAAAGTAGCCATCATTTGCCGCTCAAGGAGGGATGATTTCTCCAGTCGTTCAACGAAGGTCTGCTGCTTGGTCTGAAGCTCGGTGATCAGCGACCGATAGGCGCCAAGCCGACGGTAAAACGCAACGATCAAGATGAGCAGAAACACCTCACCGATACTGGCGGCCACGATGGCCCACTCAAGATATCCGTTCATCTCATTTTCATGAAGTGCATGGACCGTTCAAACGACAACGTCCAAAAGACCCTGTCGCTCACTGTCATCGGTCTCGGCCTCGGACCGTCGTTTCCGATCATGCCCGAGGCCCTGACCTGAAGCGCCTTCGCGGCGATCATCGACCTGGGCCTGAACGCTTTTGTCAGTCTTTTCCGGCTTGGACACGCTACTCCGATCCCGCTTCTGCTGCTCGCGCATAAGATGCTCAGCCATGGACTGCTGAGCCTCGGGACTGTTCCGGACCATGTCGTGCAACTTCTGGACTTCCGGAGTCTGGACGATGACCAGAGGGAGTTCCACGGAATTAACCGTCATCTGACAACGTACTCCTCAATGAGCAGTTCCTCTAGCTGGCCGTTGCCCAGATACTGGTTCATAACCGCCAGAAGATCCTTTTTGAGATTATCAGCGTTCTCGGCGTTGCGGAGAAAAACCAAATCCTTATTCCGCAAATAATAGTAGACCGCATCCCGCAGAACCATCTTCTTGTGCGTGATTTCCCAACCCAGAAGGTTGTGCTCGGACACCAGCGGCACCGAAAAAGAAAAGGTCAGGAACTCGTAGGTTCCGTTGGTCGAATACT is part of the Deltaproteobacteria bacterium genome and encodes:
- a CDS encoding DUF3343 domain-containing protein — translated: MSGRKARDSDLSWKNRVSRGLGSLVRSLRPGSDRRTDADRARGILVFEHTSLVIRAESALKGADMDVQVKGPPPQIRTGCDLVIEFPLVEELRVLRILEGIGLEPLEIAAVGQGLLQPVDIYHVKNLGNYVMVRAANMKITVDRASRQIVNVSGGGCPDVPYLARIMVGRSLDDCPSPREFGHTLCGYALHLAFEEAQRIC
- a CDS encoding YedE-related selenium metabolism membrane protein, coding for MKGNWFASRWGIIAVGVAIGVLAPLLQKLGNPGNMGICVACFERDISGAMGLHRADVVQYMRPEIIGFVLGALGAALAFGEYRSRSGSSPIVRFFLGVFAMIGALVFLGCPWRALLRLSGGDLNAIPGLIGLVVGIWIGTLFLKKGYDLGRSRETHKTVGLVMPLFMLGLLALLLIYPQIANEPKSGILFYSVKGPGAAHAPLFISLIIGLGVGFLAQRSRFCTMGAFRDFVLFRQMHLLSGVLALVVVAWVTNMIFGQFNVGFENQPVAHTQATWNFAGMVLAGLAFALAGGCPGRQLFLSGEGDGDAAVFVMGMIVGAAFSHNFGLASSPAGIGPHGVAAVIVGLVFCLFVGATMRRSS
- a CDS encoding preprotein translocase subunit TatB; the protein is MSEVVDARGLSCPQPVLMALDAVKLAVQGRMEVLVDTEASRENVSRAVQAKGWRVDVREEGEGFRLVLEK